The following coding sequences lie in one Candidatus Aminicenantes bacterium genomic window:
- a CDS encoding sigma-70 family RNA polymerase sigma factor, which translates to MSEPTDLESVRRCLEGEVAAFEEIIRRYERPVLNLAYRIVRNQEDARDVAQSVFIKAYAKLSAYDPRFKFFSWLYRIAVNESINFAAKRDRRAPSGPDWAAASPDPAAEMAAAEERGRFEMVMGSLAPGQRALLALSAEGLSYREMAATLGLPERKVKSRLFAARDRMRELVGREGRQAHD; encoded by the coding sequence ATGAGTGAACCGACCGACCTCGAGTCCGTCCGCAGGTGCCTCGAGGGAGAGGTCGCGGCTTTTGAGGAGATCATTCGCCGCTACGAGCGACCGGTGCTGAACTTGGCTTACCGCATCGTCCGAAACCAAGAAGACGCCAGGGACGTCGCCCAATCCGTCTTCATCAAGGCTTATGCCAAGCTGAGCGCCTACGACCCCCGGTTCAAATTCTTCAGCTGGCTTTACCGGATTGCCGTCAACGAATCGATCAACTTCGCCGCCAAGCGGGACCGCCGCGCGCCGTCCGGGCCGGATTGGGCGGCCGCATCGCCTGATCCCGCGGCCGAGATGGCCGCGGCCGAGGAGCGGGGGCGCTTCGAGATGGTGATGGGAAGCTTGGCCCCGGGCCAGCGAGCCCTCTTGGCCCTGAGCGCGGAAGGGCTTTCCTACCGCGAGATGGCGGCGACACTGGGCCTTCCGGAACGGAAAGTCAAATCCCGTCTGTTTGCAGCCCGGGACCGGATGCGTGAGCTTGTCGGGCGGGAAGGACGCCAGGCCCATGATTGA
- a CDS encoding glycoside hydrolase family 127 protein yields MRKKGLALGFLALSALAAAVSDRPQNMDSRDGDKLIPVALKQNELRGEIGRRINDLIYKNYMVLDPEKQFIEPFRLRPFTSGGHYVGIGKVIDAGSYFTAYTGDPKVAEQTSRFIDGIIRTRDADGYIGTFKPEPEGRQNHYNWALHEQEYLLLGLTRHYLETGNGRSLEQARTLGDYVIRIFSKDPKPEEVCTAGLPEAFLLLYRCTHDERYLKFAAEVRHGNTKSEVQCASLLDWKQTFDAGAAHVYVMLARCYAQTELYRFMKKPSLLDMSAYMRRELLRPGGGLNVVGSASDGEWFSYTQNGAGMIGESCVTAYLVRWLESLMRLDGDLRYGDIMERTIYNALFAAQDPEGRKLRYFTPFTGARVYFDQDGFCCPGNFRRIMAELPRQVYYRCADNAIAVNLYTTSTAAVKLDSDLFVTLSQETDYPNSGHVVFRVTPSREAAFALRLRIPRWCGKATVRTNDGDAVAVPVGASPFEIRRKWKAGDTVVLDMPMAWRFIRGHQLQEGKAALAWGPVVYCLGTAQNEEILKKYPDFKGIVIDPTSLGRPERDDSIRPDGRKVSLRARVEAPGRWSQGAPREILTFTEFVDPTGIATYVHLLDLGAAIEDELMADCFGSSKIR; encoded by the coding sequence ATGAGAAAGAAAGGCCTGGCCCTTGGATTCCTGGCCCTGTCGGCGCTAGCCGCCGCCGTATCGGACCGTCCGCAGAACATGGATTCGCGGGACGGCGACAAGCTCATCCCCGTGGCGCTGAAGCAGAACGAGCTCAGGGGCGAGATCGGCCGGCGGATCAACGATCTGATCTACAAGAACTACATGGTCCTGGACCCCGAGAAGCAGTTCATCGAGCCTTTCCGCCTGCGGCCATTCACCAGCGGCGGGCATTATGTGGGCATCGGCAAGGTGATCGACGCGGGAAGCTATTTTACCGCCTACACGGGCGATCCGAAAGTGGCGGAGCAAACGTCCCGTTTCATCGACGGCATCATCCGAACCCGCGACGCCGACGGTTACATCGGCACCTTCAAGCCCGAACCCGAAGGGCGCCAGAACCATTACAACTGGGCCCTGCACGAACAGGAGTATCTGCTGCTCGGCCTGACCCGTCATTATCTGGAAACCGGGAACGGACGCTCCTTGGAGCAGGCCCGGACTCTCGGCGATTATGTGATCAGGATTTTCTCCAAGGACCCCAAGCCCGAGGAGGTTTGCACGGCCGGGCTCCCCGAAGCCTTCCTCCTGCTCTACCGCTGCACTCACGACGAGCGGTATCTGAAGTTTGCGGCGGAGGTCCGGCACGGGAATACGAAGTCAGAGGTTCAATGCGCCTCGCTGCTCGATTGGAAGCAGACGTTCGATGCAGGTGCCGCGCACGTCTATGTCATGCTGGCCCGATGCTACGCCCAGACGGAGCTGTACCGTTTCATGAAGAAGCCGTCCCTCCTGGACATGTCGGCGTACATGCGCCGCGAGCTGCTGCGCCCGGGAGGCGGCCTCAATGTCGTCGGTTCGGCTTCCGACGGCGAGTGGTTCTCCTATACTCAGAACGGAGCCGGGATGATCGGGGAATCGTGCGTGACGGCCTATCTGGTGCGCTGGCTGGAAAGCCTCATGCGCCTGGATGGCGATCTCCGCTACGGCGACATCATGGAGCGGACGATCTACAACGCCCTCTTCGCCGCCCAGGATCCGGAGGGCCGGAAGCTGAGGTACTTCACGCCGTTCACGGGGGCGCGGGTCTATTTCGACCAGGACGGCTTCTGCTGTCCCGGCAATTTCCGCCGCATCATGGCCGAGCTGCCCCGCCAGGTGTACTACCGATGCGCCGACAACGCCATCGCGGTCAATCTTTATACGACCTCGACCGCCGCGGTCAAGCTGGACTCCGATCTGTTCGTGACGTTGTCCCAGGAAACGGATTATCCGAACTCGGGTCATGTCGTCTTCCGGGTGACCCCATCGCGGGAGGCGGCCTTCGCCCTGCGGCTGCGGATCCCCCGCTGGTGCGGGAAGGCGACTGTTCGGACGAACGACGGCGACGCGGTCGCCGTGCCTGTCGGAGCATCCCCTTTCGAAATCCGCCGTAAATGGAAGGCCGGCGACACTGTGGTCCTGGACATGCCCATGGCCTGGCGCTTCATCCGGGGGCATCAGCTTCAGGAAGGCAAGGCGGCCCTGGCCTGGGGGCCCGTGGTGTACTGCCTGGGAACCGCCCAGAACGAGGAAATCCTCAAGAAATATCCGGATTTCAAAGGCATCGTCATCGATCCGACTTCGCTGGGCCGGCCCGAAAGGGACGACTCGATCCGTCCGGACGGGAGGAAAGTATCGCTCCGGGCCAGAGTCGAAGCCCCCGGACGCTGGAGCCAGGGGGCGCCCCGCGAGATCCTGACCTTCACCGAATTCGTCGACCCGACCGGGATCGCGACCTATGTCCACCTTCTGGATCTGGGTGCGGCCATCGAGGACGAGCTGATGGCGGACTGCTTCGGCTCGTCGAAGATCCGGTAG
- a CDS encoding methylenetetrahydrofolate reductase translates to MSGVMQGHINRKIFHVEILTPKRDSARIEEDLEKFAEKYRLVMAAGYAACITDNPMGLLSFQATEVIEISELPVAPDQILVHLNTFHTKKELDELLQAYREMGGRHLLVVSGDGSQRLHRLEPEEIGIPAVTVTSVELIRYIHREFSGAFHCGVAFNPYEPQDSELEKMRRKIDAGAEFIITQPIIGRDDRVLALKPFGRPVILDAWMSKKLHLLSECVGATIPEDTPYDPMQNLRDLRALYPDFGSYLALLGFKTQYPQLKSVWS, encoded by the coding sequence TTGAGCGGGGTCATGCAGGGCCACATCAACCGCAAGATCTTCCACGTCGAGATCTTGACCCCCAAGCGGGATTCGGCCAGGATCGAGGAGGATCTGGAGAAATTCGCGGAAAAGTACCGTCTGGTCATGGCTGCGGGATATGCCGCCTGCATCACCGACAACCCCATGGGCCTGTTGAGTTTCCAGGCGACCGAGGTCATCGAGATCTCCGAGTTGCCGGTGGCCCCGGACCAGATCCTCGTCCATCTCAACACGTTCCACACCAAAAAGGAGCTCGACGAGCTGCTGCAGGCCTATCGCGAGATGGGCGGACGCCACCTGCTCGTGGTCTCGGGGGACGGCAGCCAGCGCCTCCATCGGCTGGAGCCGGAGGAGATCGGGATTCCGGCCGTCACCGTGACGTCGGTTGAGCTGATCCGCTACATCCATCGAGAGTTCTCGGGCGCCTTCCACTGCGGCGTCGCCTTCAACCCGTACGAGCCGCAGGACTCAGAGCTCGAGAAGATGCGGCGGAAGATCGACGCCGGGGCCGAGTTCATCATTACCCAGCCGATCATCGGGCGGGACGACCGCGTCCTGGCCCTGAAGCCGTTCGGCCGCCCCGTGATCCTGGACGCTTGGATGTCGAAAAAGCTCCACCTGCTCTCGGAATGCGTCGGGGCTACGATTCCCGAGGACACGCCCTACGACCCGATGCAGAACCTGCGGGATCTCAGGGCCCTGTATCCCGATTTCGGGTCCTACCTGGCCCTGCTGGGATTCAAGACCCAGTACCCCCAGCTCAAGTCGGTCTGGAGCTGA
- a CDS encoding SpoIIE family protein phosphatase, which translates to MPRLRLPARLESLNPFLAFVAARSAAAGYSSLRTGEVQLAVEEAVVNIIRHAYIGIPGDIELIWESGPEPGNSILEIEDTGVPFDVRSVPPPDLRSGLEDRKIGGLGVFFLLNMVDEVDYRRESDKNILRLRLGPDKPANARTAAAADDDLRFPLASMNRETYKKGDVLFKAGDRADKMFYVARGSLKLIEIDKVVKEGEVIGEMGILSPFHARTASAVCAEDLEAYTIDKDDVIRLFNRDSALAFQLVHLCIKRFIENLRAETEAKERIQSELRIARDIQASMLPRIFPPFPDRTEFDIYAVMEPAKEVGGDFFDFFLIDDRKLCVLVGDVSGKGVPAALFMAICKTLLKTEALRGLLPAEILARVNRTLIPDNETLMFVTVYLLVLDVKTGELQYANGGHPAPLVSAGPAGFVPLEGPTGTILGAFESDAFRTTSRVLRPGETVFLYTDGVTEAMDASDRLFSEARLIEGLAGATALDAEALVHRARGAVKAFVRENPPSDDITMVALKYKGPGPIGPSDD; encoded by the coding sequence TTGCCCCGCCTCCGCCTGCCCGCCCGGCTCGAGTCCCTCAATCCCTTCCTGGCCTTCGTCGCGGCCCGCTCGGCCGCGGCGGGCTATTCGTCCCTCCGGACGGGGGAGGTCCAGCTGGCCGTCGAGGAAGCCGTCGTCAATATCATCCGCCACGCGTACATCGGCATCCCCGGAGACATCGAATTGATCTGGGAATCCGGCCCTGAGCCCGGGAATTCCATCCTCGAGATCGAGGACACGGGGGTGCCCTTCGACGTCCGGTCCGTTCCGCCTCCGGACCTGCGGAGCGGTTTGGAGGATCGCAAGATCGGCGGGCTCGGCGTCTTTTTCCTTTTGAACATGGTGGACGAGGTGGACTACCGGCGGGAGAGCGACAAGAACATCCTTCGCCTCCGCCTCGGGCCGGACAAGCCCGCGAACGCCCGAACCGCCGCGGCGGCCGACGACGATCTACGATTTCCCCTGGCCTCGATGAACCGGGAGACGTACAAGAAGGGCGACGTCCTGTTCAAGGCGGGGGACCGGGCCGACAAGATGTTCTATGTCGCCCGCGGCTCGCTCAAGCTCATCGAGATCGATAAGGTGGTCAAAGAAGGGGAGGTCATCGGCGAGATGGGCATCCTCTCGCCGTTCCACGCCCGCACGGCCTCGGCCGTCTGCGCAGAGGACCTCGAGGCGTACACGATCGACAAGGACGACGTCATCCGGCTCTTCAACCGGGACTCGGCCCTGGCCTTCCAGCTCGTCCACCTGTGCATCAAGCGCTTCATCGAGAACCTGAGGGCCGAGACCGAGGCCAAGGAGAGGATCCAAAGCGAGCTGCGGATTGCCCGCGACATCCAGGCCAGCATGCTGCCGCGGATCTTTCCGCCGTTTCCCGACCGGACCGAGTTCGACATCTACGCGGTGATGGAGCCGGCCAAGGAGGTCGGCGGGGATTTCTTTGATTTCTTTCTCATCGACGATCGGAAGCTCTGCGTCCTGGTCGGCGACGTGTCCGGCAAGGGCGTCCCGGCGGCCCTGTTCATGGCCATCTGCAAGACCCTGCTCAAGACCGAGGCCCTGCGCGGACTGCTGCCGGCCGAAATTCTGGCCCGGGTCAACCGGACCCTGATCCCCGACAACGAGACCCTGATGTTCGTCACCGTCTATCTGCTTGTCCTGGACGTCAAGACCGGGGAGCTCCAATACGCCAACGGCGGCCACCCGGCCCCGCTTGTCTCGGCCGGCCCGGCCGGATTCGTGCCCCTCGAAGGGCCGACGGGGACGATCCTGGGCGCGTTCGAGAGCGATGCCTTCCGGACCACAAGTAGGGTCCTGCGGCCGGGCGAAACCGTCTTCCTCTACACCGACGGCGTGACCGAGGCGATGGACGCGTCGGATCGATTGTTCTCCGAGGCCCGCTTGATTGAAGGCTTGGCCGGGGCGACGGCCCTGGATGCGGAAGCGCTCGTCCACCGGGCCCGCGGCGCCGTCAAGGCCTTCGTCCGGGAAAACCCGCCCTCGGACGACATCACCATGGTCGCGCTTAAATACAAAGGGCCGGGCCCGATCGGGCCTTCCGACGATTGA
- a CDS encoding STAS domain-containing protein, translating into MTIDGRRDGGRMIVTVAGRMDAGSAPEFDKRCESWLAEGAGTFIVDFSGLDYISSAGLRSLLVLGKKLAPKQGRVVIAAAKDVVKEVFTISGFGSIFPMTDSVESALGRP; encoded by the coding sequence ATGACCATCGACGGCAGACGGGACGGCGGCAGGATGATCGTCACGGTTGCGGGGCGCATGGACGCCGGTTCAGCCCCGGAGTTCGACAAGCGCTGCGAGAGCTGGCTGGCCGAGGGGGCGGGCACTTTCATCGTCGATTTCTCCGGCCTGGACTATATCAGCAGCGCCGGCCTGCGGAGCCTGCTTGTCCTGGGCAAGAAGCTCGCACCCAAGCAGGGCCGGGTCGTCATCGCCGCAGCCAAAGACGTGGTCAAGGAAGTCTTCACCATTTCCGGCTTCGGCTCGATCTTTCCCATGACCGACTCGGTCGAGTCCGCGCTCGGCCGGCCCTAG
- a CDS encoding Gfo/Idh/MocA family oxidoreductase, which translates to MKKLKVGLVGAGYIGMVHLEMLRRIVEAEVVAVADPNRELARRAADKLGIPRIYDNADALLDDPEIEIVHNCAPNNVHFDINRKAILADKEVLSEKPLSLDAKESAELVRLAREKGTLTGIDFCYRYYPVVQEAAARVRRGDLGEVRAFVGHFLQDWLFYDTDYSWRLDPAVAGRANVVADLGSHWCDLLQFVTGLKIVEVMSELHTCIPVRRKPKAGPLSFSTRRDVEAEDVQIRLDDYAALFLRLENGARGNFTTCQVCAGRKVDLELQVFGSKESYAWSHVHPNALWIGRRDRGNEVFYESSALQTSGTARYAALPTGHPMGYHDAVYNLFREFYEAAAAKREGRPFEVAFPDFATGHEEMRIIDAAVESSRTGSWTRV; encoded by the coding sequence ATGAAGAAGCTGAAAGTCGGGCTGGTCGGCGCGGGCTATATCGGCATGGTCCACCTGGAGATGCTTCGCCGAATCGTCGAGGCCGAGGTCGTCGCCGTCGCCGATCCGAACCGGGAGCTGGCCCGCCGAGCTGCGGATAAGCTCGGCATCCCCCGGATCTATGATAACGCGGATGCGCTCCTGGACGACCCCGAGATCGAGATTGTCCATAATTGCGCCCCGAACAACGTCCATTTCGACATCAACCGCAAGGCCATCCTGGCGGACAAAGAGGTCCTGTCCGAGAAGCCCCTTTCCCTCGACGCCAAGGAGTCGGCCGAGCTGGTCCGACTGGCCCGGGAGAAAGGGACTCTGACAGGGATCGATTTCTGCTACCGGTATTATCCCGTCGTTCAGGAAGCCGCCGCCCGGGTCCGCCGCGGGGATCTGGGGGAGGTTCGCGCCTTCGTCGGCCATTTCCTGCAGGATTGGCTGTTCTACGATACCGATTATTCCTGGCGCCTGGACCCCGCGGTCGCGGGCCGGGCCAATGTCGTGGCCGATTTGGGCAGCCATTGGTGCGACCTCCTCCAGTTCGTCACCGGCCTGAAGATCGTCGAGGTCATGAGCGAGCTTCACACCTGCATTCCCGTCCGCCGCAAACCCAAGGCCGGCCCTCTCTCGTTCTCCACCCGGAGGGACGTCGAGGCCGAGGATGTCCAGATTCGCTTGGACGACTATGCCGCCCTGTTCCTGCGGTTGGAGAACGGCGCCCGCGGCAATTTCACCACGTGCCAGGTCTGCGCCGGCCGCAAGGTCGACCTCGAGCTTCAAGTCTTCGGCTCGAAGGAGTCCTACGCTTGGAGCCATGTCCATCCCAACGCCCTTTGGATCGGCCGCCGGGATCGCGGCAACGAAGTCTTCTACGAGTCATCCGCCCTGCAAACGTCGGGAACGGCCCGCTATGCCGCGCTGCCCACGGGCCACCCGATGGGTTACCACGACGCGGTCTATAACCTATTCCGGGAATTCTATGAAGCGGCTGCGGCCAAGCGCGAGGGGCGCCCGTTTGAGGTCGCTTTCCCCGATTTCGCCACCGGCCACGAGGAGATGCGGATCATCGACGCCGCCGTCGAATCGTCGCGAACCGGAAGCTGGACGCGCGTCTAG
- a CDS encoding PrsW family glutamic-type intramembrane protease, whose translation MTSENDAMANTLPILALKTLVGLLPVLVFLLALVFLDSYKLVRLNALLLAVLGGGLAAAIGYFANTNLMPLFQRDFALYSRYIAPLIEEGLKACVVLAFFRARRIGFLVDAAIFGFAAGAGFSLAENIYYLNASPEAGLAVWIIRGFGTAMMHGGTTAIFAAVAKSVSDRRDMSAGLAGLPGFAIAFLVHSAFNHFLLPPLLATAAILVFLPLVAVNVFLVSERGTRKWLDVGFDSDVELLGLITAGRASTTKVGQYLLALKGKFPGEVVADMLCLIRLHLELSISAKGLLLLREAGFPAPADPAVSEKFAELKYLEKSVGKTGMLAVGPLLHRSRRDLWELHMLGMK comes from the coding sequence ATGACAAGCGAAAACGACGCCATGGCGAATACCCTGCCGATCCTGGCCCTGAAAACCCTGGTCGGCCTGCTTCCCGTGCTCGTCTTCCTCCTGGCCCTGGTCTTCCTGGACAGCTACAAGCTGGTCCGCTTGAACGCCCTCCTTCTCGCCGTCCTGGGCGGAGGCCTGGCGGCAGCGATCGGCTACTTCGCCAACACGAACCTGATGCCCCTGTTCCAGAGGGATTTCGCGCTCTATTCCCGCTATATCGCCCCCCTGATCGAAGAGGGGCTGAAGGCCTGCGTCGTCCTGGCCTTTTTCCGGGCCCGGCGGATCGGCTTCCTCGTCGACGCCGCCATCTTCGGCTTCGCGGCCGGGGCCGGTTTCTCGCTGGCCGAGAACATCTATTATCTGAACGCCTCGCCCGAAGCAGGGCTGGCCGTCTGGATCATCCGCGGCTTCGGCACGGCCATGATGCACGGCGGCACGACGGCCATCTTCGCCGCCGTAGCCAAGTCGGTCTCGGACCGCCGCGACATGTCGGCGGGACTGGCCGGACTGCCCGGGTTCGCCATTGCGTTCCTCGTCCATTCCGCTTTCAACCACTTTCTCTTGCCCCCGCTCCTGGCGACCGCCGCCATCCTCGTCTTCCTGCCCCTGGTCGCCGTCAACGTCTTTCTGGTCAGCGAACGGGGCACCCGCAAGTGGCTGGACGTAGGCTTCGACTCGGACGTCGAGCTGCTGGGCCTCATCACCGCCGGACGCGCTTCAACCACCAAGGTCGGCCAATATCTGCTGGCCCTGAAGGGCAAGTTCCCCGGCGAGGTCGTGGCCGACATGCTCTGCCTGATCCGCCTCCACCTCGAGCTGTCGATCAGCGCCAAGGGCCTCCTGTTGCTGCGGGAGGCGGGATTTCCGGCCCCGGCCGACCCCGCGGTCAGCGAGAAGTTCGCCGAGCTCAAGTACCTGGAGAAAAGCGTCGGCAAGACGGGGATGCTGGCCGTCGGCCCGCTCCTGCACCGCAGCCGGCGCGATCTCTGGGAGCTTCACATGCTGGGCATGAAGTAA
- a CDS encoding dihydropteroate synthase — protein sequence MAIPGLTIIGESINDSVPSTKRLFEAGDIPGLVELARTQDEKGAAYLDVNVGARSPEFMAELVATIQRASAKPLSIDTPDPALAEAGLRAYDPSRTGGREPILNSISPLRLWMFDLHKIRPFRPILMSSERLEGGDSAPNRTAEETHRTARRLMAEAKARIPGFRNDQAVIDPGIAPIGSDCEGHLRRVLESLALIQADPDLAGVHMSVGLSNFTVMLPSKRADGSPVKGPLESAFLTLAMPRGLDTIIGSTARKYELLPDGHPALACLTDILGLEGFDTLMRVKEFYA from the coding sequence ATGGCTATTCCCGGATTGACGATCATCGGCGAATCCATCAACGATTCCGTCCCCTCGACTAAGAGGCTCTTCGAAGCGGGTGATATCCCCGGCTTGGTCGAGCTGGCCCGGACCCAGGACGAGAAAGGCGCGGCCTACCTCGACGTCAACGTCGGGGCGCGCTCGCCCGAATTCATGGCCGAGCTGGTGGCGACCATTCAGCGGGCCTCAGCCAAGCCCCTCTCGATCGATACGCCGGACCCGGCCTTGGCCGAGGCCGGGCTTCGCGCCTATGATCCCTCGCGGACCGGCGGGCGGGAGCCGATCCTGAACTCGATCTCGCCCCTACGGCTCTGGATGTTCGATCTCCACAAGATCCGTCCCTTCCGGCCGATCCTGATGTCCTCGGAGCGACTGGAGGGCGGCGATTCGGCGCCCAACCGCACGGCCGAGGAGACCCATCGCACCGCCCGCCGGTTGATGGCCGAGGCCAAGGCGAGAATCCCCGGATTCCGGAACGATCAGGCCGTCATCGACCCCGGCATCGCGCCCATCGGCAGCGACTGCGAGGGACACCTGCGCCGGGTCCTGGAATCGCTGGCCCTTATCCAGGCCGACCCCGACCTGGCCGGAGTCCATATGTCGGTGGGCCTCAGCAACTTCACCGTCATGCTGCCTTCCAAGCGGGCCGACGGCTCTCCCGTCAAAGGGCCTCTGGAAAGCGCGTTCCTGACGCTGGCCATGCCTAGGGGCTTGGACACAATTATCGGCTCGACGGCCCGCAAGTATGAGCTCCTGCCGGATGGCCATCCCGCCCTGGCCTGTCTGACGGACATCCTGGGGCTGGAGGGATTCGACACTTTGATGCGGGTCAAGGAATTTTACGCTTGA